The following coding sequences are from one Odontesthes bonariensis isolate fOdoBon6 chromosome 10, fOdoBon6.hap1, whole genome shotgun sequence window:
- the LOC142390604 gene encoding alpha-1,3-mannosyl-glycoprotein 4-beta-N-acetylglucosaminyltransferase C isoform X2: MRRYAKKKNAAVAVLLIVSGLYLMNHSNFLVTDTARSIEPAPSELTWQSERLISKESWVEQGDYLPLNVTYQLLAGAPSTQQRFLTVGLSSVKRQKGSYLVPTLQSLFSQSSPEERASMVVVVLLADFDVSWRMATVNEIKTAFAVELEQGQLAVIHVSQEWYPPLTGLKRNYNDAPERVTFRSKQNLDYSFLIHYSAGLGQYYLQLEDDVFSAKNFLTAIRRHIEEQNQKKGTWAMLEFSALGYIGKLYKAAQLPLLARFLFLFYQEMPCDWLMSHFRELMTQKQTILFKPSLFQHMGTFSSFQGTYNKLKDMDFEEGLYSNPSANVYSDMSTYQKHFPQLAWDAGETFFWGRSPEKGNYLTVVFLNPTVVSGIFVETGSKGKDLLDSAEVQLGHDVVTAEKEESCEEFQSLGVLKNGRFEMLELDKKYTSASSCLRILVTAAQKDWVIIEKMRISTKQSEA; encoded by the exons ATGCGACGgtatgcaaagaagaagaatgCGGCTGTGGCAGTGCTGCTTATTGTCAGTGGGCTGTATCTCATGAATCATTCAAACTTCCTTGTAACT gaCACAGCGAGATCCATCGAGCCAGCTCCAAGTGAGTTAACGTGGCAATCGGAGAGGCTGATCAGTAAGGAGTCCTGGGTCGAACAGGGAGATTACCTTCCTCTCAATGTGACCTATCAGCTGCTGGCCGGAGCGCCATCTACTCAACAGA GGTTTTTAACGGTTGGACTGTCATCGGTGAAGAGGCAGAAGGGCAGCTATCTCGTCCCCACGTTGCAGTCCCTGTTCTCTCAGTCGTCTCCTGAGGAGCGCGCCTCCATGGTGGTGGTCGTGCTGCTGGCAGATTTCGACGTCAGCTGGAGAATGGCCACAGTGAATGAGATAAAAACAGCATTTGCTGTGGAGCTGGAACAGGGCCAGCTTGCTGTCATTCATGTTTCTCAGGAATGGTACCCACCACTTACAG GTCTAAAGAGGAATTATAACGACGCTCCTGAACGGGTAACGTTCCGCTCCAAGCAGAACTTGGATTACTCCTTCTTGATCCACTACAGTGCAGGTCTCGGGCAATACTACCTCCAGCTGGAGGATGACGTCTTCTCAGCGAAAAACTTCCTTACAGCCATCAGGAGACACATTGAGGAGCAAAACCAGAAGAAGGGCACCTGGGCCATGTTGGAGTTTTCAGCTCTTGGTTACATCGGAAAACTCTACAAGGCAGCCCAGCTTCCCCTACTGGCTCGCTTCCTCTTCCTTTTCTACCAGGAAATGCCTTGCGACTGGTTGATGTCTCACTTCAGAGAGTTGATGACTCAAAAACAGACGATCCTCTTCAAACCGTCCTTGTTCCAGCACATGGGGACTTTTTCATCATTCCAGGGGACATACAACAAGCTGAAGGACATGGACTTTGAGGAAGGTTTATACTCCAACCCTTCGGCTAACGTCTACTCAGACATGTCCACCTACCAGAAACACTTCCCCCAACTGGCCTGGGACGCGGGGGAGACATTCTTCTGGGGTCGTTCCCCAGAAAAAGGAAATTACCTGACGGTTGTGTTCCTAAACCCTACGGTGGTGTCGGGGATATTCGTAGAAACTGGATCAAAGGGAAAAGACCTCCTGGACTCAGCTGAGGTGCAACTGGGCCACGATGTGGTTACCGCAGAGAAAGAGGAGAGTTGTGAAGAATTCCAGTCACTGGGAGTTTTAAAGAACGGGAGGTTTGAGATGCTGGAGTTGGACAAAAAGTACACCTCTGCCTCTTCGTGTCTGAGGATACTGGTGACGGCTGCGCAGAAGGACTGGGTCATCATTGAGAAAATGAGGATCTCCACAAAGCAGAGTGAAGCATAG
- the LOC142390604 gene encoding alpha-1,3-mannosyl-glycoprotein 4-beta-N-acetylglucosaminyltransferase C isoform X1, with amino-acid sequence MFGPVSSPLLLFFSLSLPFHVSLGNIFCCCFLCLISTFAGETATRSRFEANCRRDDRWKFHHQRQEMRRYAKKKNAAVAVLLIVSGLYLMNHSNFLVTDTARSIEPAPSELTWQSERLISKESWVEQGDYLPLNVTYQLLAGAPSTQQRFLTVGLSSVKRQKGSYLVPTLQSLFSQSSPEERASMVVVVLLADFDVSWRMATVNEIKTAFAVELEQGQLAVIHVSQEWYPPLTGLKRNYNDAPERVTFRSKQNLDYSFLIHYSAGLGQYYLQLEDDVFSAKNFLTAIRRHIEEQNQKKGTWAMLEFSALGYIGKLYKAAQLPLLARFLFLFYQEMPCDWLMSHFRELMTQKQTILFKPSLFQHMGTFSSFQGTYNKLKDMDFEEGLYSNPSANVYSDMSTYQKHFPQLAWDAGETFFWGRSPEKGNYLTVVFLNPTVVSGIFVETGSKGKDLLDSAEVQLGHDVVTAEKEESCEEFQSLGVLKNGRFEMLELDKKYTSASSCLRILVTAAQKDWVIIEKMRISTKQSEA; translated from the exons ATGTTTGGACCCGTAagctctcctcttcttctttttttttctctctctctaccTTTTCACGTCTCTCTAGGgaacattttttgttgttgctttttgtGCCTTATAAGTACATTTGCCGGAGAGACCGCAACGCGCAGCCGTTTTGAGGCGAACTGCCGGAGAGACGACCGTTGGAAGTTTCATCACCAACGGCAG GAAATGCGACGgtatgcaaagaagaagaatgCGGCTGTGGCAGTGCTGCTTATTGTCAGTGGGCTGTATCTCATGAATCATTCAAACTTCCTTGTAACT gaCACAGCGAGATCCATCGAGCCAGCTCCAAGTGAGTTAACGTGGCAATCGGAGAGGCTGATCAGTAAGGAGTCCTGGGTCGAACAGGGAGATTACCTTCCTCTCAATGTGACCTATCAGCTGCTGGCCGGAGCGCCATCTACTCAACAGA GGTTTTTAACGGTTGGACTGTCATCGGTGAAGAGGCAGAAGGGCAGCTATCTCGTCCCCACGTTGCAGTCCCTGTTCTCTCAGTCGTCTCCTGAGGAGCGCGCCTCCATGGTGGTGGTCGTGCTGCTGGCAGATTTCGACGTCAGCTGGAGAATGGCCACAGTGAATGAGATAAAAACAGCATTTGCTGTGGAGCTGGAACAGGGCCAGCTTGCTGTCATTCATGTTTCTCAGGAATGGTACCCACCACTTACAG GTCTAAAGAGGAATTATAACGACGCTCCTGAACGGGTAACGTTCCGCTCCAAGCAGAACTTGGATTACTCCTTCTTGATCCACTACAGTGCAGGTCTCGGGCAATACTACCTCCAGCTGGAGGATGACGTCTTCTCAGCGAAAAACTTCCTTACAGCCATCAGGAGACACATTGAGGAGCAAAACCAGAAGAAGGGCACCTGGGCCATGTTGGAGTTTTCAGCTCTTGGTTACATCGGAAAACTCTACAAGGCAGCCCAGCTTCCCCTACTGGCTCGCTTCCTCTTCCTTTTCTACCAGGAAATGCCTTGCGACTGGTTGATGTCTCACTTCAGAGAGTTGATGACTCAAAAACAGACGATCCTCTTCAAACCGTCCTTGTTCCAGCACATGGGGACTTTTTCATCATTCCAGGGGACATACAACAAGCTGAAGGACATGGACTTTGAGGAAGGTTTATACTCCAACCCTTCGGCTAACGTCTACTCAGACATGTCCACCTACCAGAAACACTTCCCCCAACTGGCCTGGGACGCGGGGGAGACATTCTTCTGGGGTCGTTCCCCAGAAAAAGGAAATTACCTGACGGTTGTGTTCCTAAACCCTACGGTGGTGTCGGGGATATTCGTAGAAACTGGATCAAAGGGAAAAGACCTCCTGGACTCAGCTGAGGTGCAACTGGGCCACGATGTGGTTACCGCAGAGAAAGAGGAGAGTTGTGAAGAATTCCAGTCACTGGGAGTTTTAAAGAACGGGAGGTTTGAGATGCTGGAGTTGGACAAAAAGTACACCTCTGCCTCTTCGTGTCTGAGGATACTGGTGACGGCTGCGCAGAAGGACTGGGTCATCATTGAGAAAATGAGGATCTCCACAAAGCAGAGTGAAGCATAG